The Solanum dulcamara chromosome 2, daSolDulc1.2, whole genome shotgun sequence region aatactttgaaattgtTTGGCTTGCAATGGAAGATCATAAAGAggtaaaacaaaaaataatctatcttttgttatattttatattcttTACTCTTTCCCCACCTCAAGTTTTGCTTCTTATTCGGTAGGAATTTAGAGttggaacttttttttttttttttaaatcctaTTTTTCTCTAGAGCTATATTTATTCACATACGattatttatatcaaatcaaataatttaattataacaataatataaaatatatactacTCTTATTTAACCATAGTTCTGTCATAAATGTTTATATAAAGCACACATGACTTTATATTTATTGTCTTGATATTAACATCATATGCGAATCGATTTTTGACTATATTTTGTATGcgcattaaaaaataattgagctCTATGTATTAATGTATTTTTTCGTCAGTCCTCTTGCGCCCCCTAGCTCCGCCTATAGCTCTACTAAACTTTTGGGTTTCCTTTCTTGTCCTTATTGTTTTTCCCCCCTAATTATTCAATAATTACATATGTATGGTGTAATTTTAATCTTCTatagttatatgaataatttcctAATTATTCAACATTGTTTTTCCTGCATTCTCTTCTTCTAGGGTTGTCTGAGAAGTTATGGGTGTCATgactataattttctttttttttccttcaatttaaatctattttttaaaatatttttttgtggtTCACGTTTAGTCAAAATTAGACTTTGAATTGTCAGCTAAATCGCACAGAAAATTTGAAAATGCAAAGGTCAATTGAAGGGAAAAAGTTATACAATGTAATTAGCTGTTACAGCTGGACCATATAATACACATTATGTTTTtgttaatattttctaattaataaatttattagtGATGTGATAAGCTAAAGAATAAGTGGAGTATACAATATACGACTTGTTTATCACTTTGGCGTGATAAATtgtatacttttttttattttttttaaaacgtcaaatattttgaaatattaataaAGGGTAAATAACTTGCACACAATTCTATGATGAATTTgaatacttttttattttttcaaagcGATCAAATATTTTGACACAAATTttgtaaatcatttttttttacaaaagaTAGGAGGTGAAGGCACTACAACCCTCTGATGAAGAAAACTATGACTAATTAGATCGTTAGTGACCAAATGACAACGTCGATATAGAAAAAGAAGGTGAGATAGGGGATGAAAATAGGGTAGTGCTAATTCCGCATCCACAGCTATTTTGCTCTTTTCGAAGAGCATCAAATCAAACTCTTTCATTAACATTGAGACTAACCCTCTTCCAAGTGAAAGAATTTTACGGCAATATATTAATTATTGCCGTTATATTTTATTGAGTGacattaatataatatgagtatttttaatcaACACTCTATATAAATGTCATTTAAAACTTTAGTGATCCCGGAGGTATTGATCTTAAGTACTCAAATATTGCTAAATATTTTTGCAGTAATAACTAATATCACTAATATCTTTTTTATTACAGCAAAAGTGCTTACCATCCAAACAACCCTGTTGTCCACCGATAATTTTGTTGATAAGCCATTGACCAAAATTTTGTGAATTTACAGAAGGCAACACCATGGCTATCTGTGCCACAATTTGGGGACTGGGATCAAAAAGGAGCATTGCCAGACTACTCAATGGATTTcacaaaaataagagaaaataggAAACAAAACAAATCAAGAGCTAGTCTTGGAAATGAGGAAGAATTCAATTCCATCTCAactacaaataataataataataatgtgaaTACAAGCCATTCAGCCCAAAGCAATGATCAAAGTTACCATCAAAAACATTCTCCAACTGTAAGATTTTGTgacattaatttatttatacatTCTTGTTTTTGCTTGGACTTGTGCTGCATCATTTTTGGTTTGAATGCAACTTTCTGTCTCAAATTATCTGTCGTGTTTCTCTTTTATATGTTCATTGATAACATTAATTAAGAAGAGTTTTGACTAGGGATGACAAATGAGCGGGTTGAATCAAATATGGGTAGATAAAAAATGAGTAAGGTGAAAACGGATAAAATATTCGACCCGCCTATATTTgatatgaataattttttttgactatcttacctttaatttatttatgtctTAAGATATAATTTTCTCCTCATTGAATATTTACTCTATTTATATGTCATTATTCCATAATTGAAGTTTTTATAGTTTTCAAGAACAATTACTAAGTACTCtattaaagataaaatgaaaaagaaaataattaattttatcttggacttctaaaataacaaataatttgagataactatttaaatattttttagagataagtgtcaaaaatacacCTAAACTATTTCTAGTTTCAtacacctaaactatcacttcttagtttgaaaaacacacctctctcttttattccactctcaCCATGATGTGTGTGCTACactctttctttcattttaaaaaaattgtcacatcacactccacataGACAAAATATTCCACctagacaaaaattaaataaattcttagaattagttaaaattaaatattaatgtaTCACTATCCACCctcaaaaaaaatacaaaaaaatataaaatatttttattacccACTCCATTTTTTCTCACCATActtccccctcccccccccaattttttttgttttatttttttttctaaatttattttataaaagttttaaaaaaaattcttacttcatcttCCCCTaccccttcaaataataatttagatattatttttatatattttttttaaaaaaattctacccCACCACACTTAATCTTTCgcttccaattttttttctcgttttgtgttagatacaTACACATGAGtgagaaaaataactttttaaaaaaagtaatttcatttttttaaaaaataatttcttttttggagatagaaatactttagttttaacttttaactaatattaatagtttatttaatttttgtcaatataaaatattttagccATGTGACaaaaattttttagaaaatagaGAGAATAGAGAGTGGTGTGTTTCTTAAACTGAGAAGTGATAGTTTATGTATAAAACTCACATTTTttatagtttaggtatgaaactcacactccctatagtttagatatgaaaccaCACTCCctatagtttaggtatgaaactaaaaaaagagggatagtttaggtgtgtttttgacacttatctctattTTTTAACATATTTATTCAATGCAATTTTCTAGAGAGGATGGTTGGTACTATCGGCTATTTCATTTGCTTTGTATTTCGTTATCCTATTTTTCATgctttgaaattattattttttgagtcGAGgtattggaaacaacctctctacctcacaAAGGTAGGGATAAGGTCCAAGGACGAGGGAGGATATTCACCCAGCCCCCTCGACAAAATTACATTGtataaataaaatgtaattttttattaatttattatatacatatataaatttaGAAATCCCTTAAATATAAGACCACATACTGATTTTGTGGTTTAAGAGGTTCAGAATTCACCTTgagatttcaagttcaaattcgtggtacataattttattattttgaacttCATCAGTAAAAATTCTAAATGCGTCATCAAACTAAGGTTTACCTATATCTTATTCTTTTCCGACCACTTATATAATTACACTTTGTTGTTCTCACTTGTGGATTTCCTTTCAATGATGTTGATCATGTGGTCATTGTATAAGTACAATATCACATGAAAGATGTATACAAGTTGCAAGAAAGTGAAGTTTGCAATGCCTTATTTGGATAAGCAACTTCTCTTGTGCAGAAAAAAATGGTTGAACAAGTGTtgaaattttaggagaaaatgTTCACATTGGTTTTTAAGGTATGGGTAATgtttttttatctttaaatatatttcatttcattGACATGGtcattaatttataataaaagTCTTTTGATCCTTTTTAATATATTTCACTTGATTGAAATGGTtcttaatatataataaaaagtgtttattttatttctttatccTAAATCTTagagatttatatttttttaaaaaatataaaatttagttGTGAACCTCACGTGGGTAACAAAATTCACCATTATTGTCTTCTTTGTTAGCTCCaaaaaaaaatccataaaatctaacaccattttaatttttacaagtaaaacaaaaattatattaagtaaatttttttattctaaaaatatttgtatttaaTATAGATAATTACTATGGGAGGTAGATGTGAGGAGTAGGGGTGTGGGGTGGTAGGGATGGGGACAAGGGGATGGAAGTGAATATGAGGTGTGTTGGAAGGTGGAGAGGACACGATTATTGTAGAATGTCACTAGTGAAAtttgtttttacttttattaggcaagtaatttttctcatttttaaaaaacttgttTCCGACTTTGCTTGTGCTATTTGTACTTCAGAAGATTggttccaaacatctccaattTTATTGAATGGATTATGAAGAGGTCAGTCAAAAAATTTGGATTTTTGATTAGTTCGCTTCCACCTTCTCATTGTCCATTAGTGGGCAGAATGATCAACTTATATAGAAGGCATTCGTCTCCTTTAATTCAAACATGTCCTGATAGAAATTTTTTACTCCTTTATGGATTCAACACAATGCGAATCTAGATAAGTCAGATGAGTAAGTTTGAGATACTAGATGGTATTATAACTTAACATACGTgaaacacaacaacaacaacaacaacaacatacccagtgaaattccacacgTGGGGTCTGAAAAAGATAGAATGTACGCACACCTTACCACTATTTCATGTATAGTATTAATTATATAGTCTTCATTAATCCTAATATTTCTATTTTCTATTGGTATAAATCCATAGTGAAAATTTGCACCTAAACTTTTGTTGTTTTTacattctttttatttctaatttttcatttttgacagACAAGGAAAAGCATTTTCAGTTACTTCAATTGCTGTGTGAAAGCTTGAAGATACatgagattgattttggtgttCTATGTAATGATATACATGTaccaatatatattaatatataagtTGATTTCATTCCCCACGTTTTGAATTGTTTTTAGAAAAAGGAAATTAATATTCTTGTCTTTTTCACATTTTGATGATCAATGACAATTGTTTATCAAGAACACGAATCAAGTGGTAGTGATGATTGCTTTGTTTTATCCACAACTTCatccaacaattttttttataatgatgATGTCCAGATTGATTAAACTTGCATGTATTTGATTATTTCTTCAAATACTTTTTGTATGAATGAAATTTGATCTCATGACCTTTTGGTTATACGGTGAGTCggaaaaaataagtaaataaattttgtTAGTTAGTTTAGATGATCTTTCAGAGCTGATTATTACAAAATTGATATGCAAGTTTAATAATTGCATGTGTTGAGATGGCCGAGTTGGTTTAAGGAGCCAGATTCAAGATTCTGATCCGTGGGGTTCAAATCGCACACCcaacaactttttttttaattagaaggAAAattatttctatgttttggggaGTTGATATGTTTTTATCAAATCTTCATACTCCATTAAATTATGAAGTAACCGATATTATTTCTATTTCCAATCTAAAAACAGTAACAATGGCTTGAGTTaagattttttcaattttaatcagataataagtaaaaaaatcacctatttttaagaaaacattttccattatacTAAACACATACCAATTATGATTACCacaaattttcaatattttatttttacacttAATATATTTCTACATACATAATATTTGAGTATGACAATTATAGAGGGTAATTTGATCATAATAAAGAGTGTACCACTATAATGaatgtaattattattattataggtaaaatattgttatagaaaaataaaatataacataaaaaattaaggaaaacaTACATAAAATAGATTCAGATTAAAAGTAACAACCCGGAATTGCCTCATCCTAAAGTAATTTCAAAAAATACCCCATTTGTTCCAAATTTATGCCTGAGATACCCCTTTAGTCAAGGCCCAATTCGCGTTTATCATTAATAACTGAGTAGttttgtgaatgaatgaaaaaaATCTTAGTGCTAACACACCAGTATATTCACATACTGCAATGGTATCATACATGATTTAAAAAGTATTACTGATTATATCAAAAAATCTTTAATGATACTATATCAGTATATGATGTATAACACCCATAATATTAAGGGCACATTTGTCATTaactttacaaaaaaaaaatatgtaaggTTAATGGGCTGTAGCCCAAAACAGATGGCAGCAACGCTGCTAcaatataaaacaaaaatagggattaagagaaaagaaaagtttgCGCACAactggaagaaaaaaaaaaaacaagctGCTGCCTCTGCTTTCCAGTAGACgaatgaagaagagaaaaacaataAAGTTAAAAGCTTTGATTCGACACTAAGGAGAGAAGCAGAAGAAGGTAAGTTTCCAAACTTAGTTGTAGCTTCGATTTGTTGATTCCATGGCTATAGAATTGAGGTGGAGagcttaagaaaataaagattaaagaaataaagaaattgtTAAATTCTTAGGATTCGATGTAAATATTTGTTCTAATGTTCATCTACGGCCTTGCCAAGATTCTTTCTCTAGGTAATTTACTTTAGGTGTTGAAATTTAGTGACAAGAGATGAGTAACTTGACAATAAAGATAGCTTTGGATTACCGAATTAGATGAATAAAATGGGTAAATTAGCCTAAATTATTAGGTTATTGTACTGATTAAACTACACAAGGCCTGGATATATATAATCCATCAACTTAGCCGGCAATAGAAAGTCTAAAAAGGATTGGGTACTCTAAATTTAGTATGAAATAGACTAAACAAAGGAAGTAACACGAGAATATTGTGATATGATTATAGATTGATTGAAGGAAGTCCTACGGATTGCTTGAAGTGACAAGCTTGGTAATTTGATACGAGTATTGTGAGTAGTAATCTTGGCACAACTTGCATTTTTATAATTCTCATGATTTATACAAAGTTTATAAAGCGAATGTGTTACCATATGGGACAAGTCTTTTACTTAATATGATATTGAAAGGGTTATGTGAGATGCTCTCACTTATATAAAACTTGTTTATTGTTAATTGAAATATGATTTACCATTATGGAAAGGATTTGCTGTTTACTTGAAAGTAAGTatcttgatatatatttttatggtttatgttttatatgatGTGATTTGATAAGAACTTGAATGTCTTgtaatatttgaaaaatgtttCTACTAGttataaagaaaagtataagtgGGAGTAGACCTTGATGGATCCCGTAGCTAAAGGCGGGTTCGTTAGACCTGGTGCACCTTGTATTTACAGATTACCGATATTGCCCTCGCTAGTGGGAAGGTAGACAAGCATACTGTTACCGATATCCTTCGAGAAGGGATCCACTGATATGAATATTTGACTCCTTTATGAGGGGCCACACCGATTACATGATTCATTCTTGGAAACCTCCCaaatataagatttgatatGAAAGTGTTTATTGGATTTATTACTATATGTTTACATTGATTTTGCTTACATGAGGCAAATAAGATTTGagtattttcatcattttgctCTGAAAAGGCATTTATTACATAATTTTGATTATCGTACTAGCATGTTTTCTAACTTGTCCCTTATTAAAATGGTTGTGGTTAAGTATTAGTACTCACTAAGATAGCGTCTCACCCCCCACTAAATGTTTTTACAGAGAATTCAGGTGGCATTGGAGAGGATTCCATTAACTAGAGAGCGCGAATTGATAGTATCTGGTGAGCCCCGCATTGCTTCGCGTGGCAAGAAGTTATTAAGTTGTTTTGGTTCCTTTTCTCTTAAAAACTCTTAGAGTCGTTCCATTTGTCCTTTCTCTAGTAGAGTCATGATTATTCATTCGTATTTGGAGATGAATTGGTATTACTACGTAGTGgttgatgtattgatggatGTGGTGCCTTGTTTTAGTGTTGTTGTTAGTGTGGTTGATTTCTGAGACAGGAAAGAAAATTTAGGATAGGCCCAAAAATAGAAGAAACTTTGCCCGATTTTCTATAGAATTCTGGTAAGGCTTGCTTTGGGATTCTCCCTTTTAGCGTCGGTTACGATCCTAAATTGGGgcatgacaaagttggtatcataACTTAGGTTATTCTTGTGACTTATGGAGCACACGTTGTTAGTAGAATCTCAATTATGGTTATGTTGCCGGCCATTCCTATAATCGTGATTCTGCGAGGACGTGTGTTACGTTTAAGACAACTAGATGAATCTAACATCATTTGATTTGTTAACCAGATGACTCGAACTTGATTATCTAATGACAGAGCTACGACAAGTGTTCCTTAGACACCTAAAGTTACCTCGGCTAGGCAGCCAACTTCCTCGGCTAGGGGAAGGGGCGGATCACGCAGAATAGGTCGAGGTAGGGGTCGTAGTGCCACCACAGGAAATCGCACTACCACTActagaatttcaagaaaagtcACTCTTGAAATGAGTGCTAGTGTACCTCCACCATTACATGAGAATGCTACTACTGAAGCACTCAACTCCATGTAGAGGGTCATCATGGGTTTGGTCGATAGAATGGACAGACAGGATAGGGTTGGTTAGGCACAACTTCAGGCACCTGATCAGACACAGGCACCACTTCAGGCTCTTGCATGGACTTACACTTTTGGAAATAAAGAAGTATCCTTGCAAgagttcttgaagttgaaatCACCAAGGTTCACAGGTTCTGATAGTTCAGTTGATCCTCAAGATTTCCTAAATAGGACATTCAAGGCGTTACGGGCGCTAGGATATTCTAGTGAGAGAGCTGTGGGTCTTGTGACTTACTAACTTGAGGACATGGCTAATACATGGTATGAGATCGTATTGCTAGGTCGACCTGCTGGAGCAACACCACTAAAGTTGGATGAGTTCACTAAGTTACTCATGGATTCTTTTCTTCTTGACAGTCTGATGCAAAAATATGCAACTCAGGTTGAGAGGTTGGTACAGATTTCGGATATGGATGTGTCAACCTATAACACCAAATTCTGCAAACTGATTAGATATGTCCCTTACTTAGTACCCAATGAAGCAACTAGAGTTCAGAGGTTCATGAGTGGATTGGTTAGTCATTTATTCAATGAAGTAGCCCTAAATATGAGTACGTTGACCTACTCGGGTGTAGTTGAACTTGCTAGAAAGATTGAAAACAAGGGTCGTGAAAAGCGAGAAGCCTTTGATGCACGTAAGAAGGCCAAGATAGGGGTTTTTTTCGGCGGCAATCGTAGTACAAGTCACAAAACAGGTTATCAGAAAAGACAACAACAAGGCTCTCAGGAAGGAATTGATACAGTTTCACAGTCCACATACCGGCCAAATCATAAATAGGGTACTCAAGAACCACCATCATCACAAGGACATCGTAATTTTAGGAAATTGTATGCCACTGCTCCATCTTGTCCTACCTGTGGCAGATCACATGTAGCCTAGTGTCGTGTTTTAACATGAGGGTGTTTTCGGTCAGTTGGGGCATCATCTTAGAGATTGTCCTCTACCTCCGAAAAATTCCACCCAGACTCCTGCTCAGATAGCTGCGCCTACTCAGACTACTCGAAATGCTTCAGGAAATAGGGTTCAAGGTGCTGGAGATTGTGTTGCTGGAAATCAAGGATAGGGAAATGGTGGTAGAGGCCAGGCAAGAGTTTTTGCA contains the following coding sequences:
- the LOC129877470 gene encoding uncharacterized protein LOC129877470: MEDHKEKATPWLSVPQFGDWDQKGALPDYSMDFTKIRENRKQNKSRASLGNEEEFNSISTTNNNNNNVNTSHSAQSNDQSYHQKHSPTTRKSIFSYFNCCVKA